A window of Rhodococcus sp. SGAir0479 contains these coding sequences:
- a CDS encoding alpha/beta hydrolase: protein MVTAALAANAVQPVPGMPLSVPTFLSGWLTAELAPQLLAATVADAGIRVARGRIRSRADVAGLALAGVSATALTAVVTAGRGARAEVESALTEALGSDCRTVADRPASDGAVPWRQLAWPFRMRRADVVRVRNLAYAPGGRRFRMDVYHRRDTPTNAPVLLQIHGGGWVTGSKDHQGVPLMLEMASRGWVGAAINYPLSPRSVWPAHLIAIKRAVAWLRENAATYGGDPDFIAVTGGSAGGHLAAMLALTAGESGLQPGFEDADTSVQACAPHYGVYDFAGETGIKAVRQRVQSGLMPLVLGKQARFPEDYEAASPLAHLRADAPPFFVIHGTSDSFIPVAEAREFVRRLRAVSVNPVAYAELRGAQHAFDIFPSIRSITVARGVADFLDWVHAPRGHGRGRADADAG, encoded by the coding sequence GTGGTTACCGCTGCTCTGGCGGCAAACGCGGTGCAACCGGTGCCCGGTATGCCGCTCTCGGTGCCGACGTTCCTGTCGGGATGGCTCACCGCCGAACTTGCCCCACAGTTGCTGGCGGCGACGGTGGCCGATGCCGGGATCCGTGTCGCGCGGGGACGCATCCGGTCCCGGGCAGACGTCGCCGGCCTCGCTCTGGCGGGGGTGTCGGCGACCGCGCTCACCGCGGTGGTCACGGCCGGGCGTGGCGCCCGCGCGGAGGTGGAGTCGGCGCTCACCGAAGCCCTCGGGTCCGACTGCCGCACGGTCGCGGACCGGCCGGCCTCCGACGGCGCCGTGCCCTGGCGTCAACTCGCCTGGCCGTTCCGGATGCGCCGCGCCGACGTCGTGCGGGTGCGCAACCTCGCCTATGCGCCGGGTGGGCGACGGTTCCGGATGGACGTCTACCACCGGCGGGACACGCCGACGAACGCCCCGGTCCTGCTGCAGATCCACGGCGGCGGCTGGGTCACCGGCAGCAAGGACCACCAGGGAGTCCCGCTGATGCTCGAGATGGCCTCGCGCGGATGGGTGGGCGCCGCGATCAACTACCCGCTGTCCCCGCGTTCGGTGTGGCCCGCCCACCTGATCGCGATCAAGCGGGCGGTGGCGTGGCTGCGGGAGAACGCCGCGACGTACGGCGGGGATCCCGACTTCATCGCGGTGACCGGCGGGTCGGCCGGCGGGCATCTCGCGGCGATGCTCGCGCTCACCGCGGGAGAGTCGGGGCTGCAGCCCGGATTCGAGGACGCGGACACCTCGGTGCAGGCGTGTGCCCCGCACTACGGCGTCTACGACTTCGCCGGAGAGACCGGCATCAAGGCGGTGCGCCAGCGTGTGCAGTCGGGGCTCATGCCACTGGTACTCGGGAAGCAGGCGCGGTTCCCCGAGGACTACGAGGCCGCGTCCCCGCTGGCACATCTGCGTGCGGACGCTCCACCGTTCTTCGTCATCCACGGCACCAGCGATTCGTTCATTCCGGTCGCCGAGGCACGGGAGTTCGTGCGGCGGTTGCGCGCGGTCTCGGTCAACCCCGTCGCGTACGCCGAACTGCGGGGCGCCCAGCACGCCTTCGACATCTTCCCGTCGATCCGGAGCATCACCGTCGCCCGGGGCGTCGCGGACTTCCTGGACTGGGTGCACGCACCGCGTGGGCACGGCCGGGGCCGGGCGGACGCGGACGCCGGGTAG
- a CDS encoding thiolase family protein — MAASASQRNVVFVDGIRTPFGKAGPKGMYAETRADDLVVKAIRELLRRNPQLDPAKIDEVAIAATTQTGDQGLTIGRTSAILAGLPETVPGFAIDRMCAGAMTAVTTTASGIGFGQYDVVVAGGVEHMGRHPMGEGADPNPRFLADRLVDPSALVMGNTAENLHDRFPSITKERTDAYAVASQNKYEAAKKAGYIGDTLVPVATRSAAGWGLATEDEPPRPGTTLEDLAKLKTPFRPAGRITAGNAAGLNDGATAAILAGEDTATELGLPIGMRMVGFAFQGVDPAVMGIGPVPATEKLLARTGLKIEDIGLFEINEAFAVQVLAFLEHFGIADDDPRVNQWGGAIACGHPLASSGVRLMTQLSHQFAQNPDVRYGLTTMCIGLGMGGSVIWENPNHADYAASIQEPGAK; from the coding sequence GTGGCTGCTTCCGCTAGTCAGAGAAACGTCGTCTTCGTCGACGGCATCCGCACGCCGTTCGGCAAGGCCGGCCCCAAGGGCATGTACGCCGAGACCCGCGCCGACGACCTGGTCGTCAAGGCCATCCGCGAGTTGCTGCGCCGCAATCCCCAGCTGGACCCCGCCAAGATCGACGAGGTCGCGATCGCCGCGACCACCCAGACCGGCGACCAGGGCCTGACGATCGGCCGCACGTCCGCGATCCTCGCGGGCCTGCCCGAGACGGTGCCCGGATTCGCGATCGACCGCATGTGCGCCGGTGCCATGACCGCCGTGACCACCACGGCCTCGGGCATCGGTTTCGGTCAGTACGACGTCGTCGTCGCCGGTGGCGTCGAGCACATGGGACGCCACCCGATGGGCGAGGGCGCCGATCCGAACCCGCGTTTCCTGGCCGATCGCCTGGTCGACCCGAGTGCGCTGGTGATGGGCAACACCGCCGAGAACCTGCACGACCGGTTCCCGTCGATCACCAAGGAGCGCACGGACGCCTACGCCGTGGCGTCGCAGAACAAGTACGAGGCCGCCAAGAAGGCCGGGTACATCGGCGACACGCTGGTGCCCGTCGCGACCCGCTCGGCGGCGGGCTGGGGCCTCGCCACCGAGGACGAGCCGCCGCGCCCCGGCACCACGCTCGAGGACCTCGCGAAGCTCAAGACCCCGTTCCGCCCGGCCGGCCGGATCACCGCCGGTAACGCCGCGGGCCTCAACGACGGCGCCACCGCCGCGATCCTCGCGGGCGAGGACACCGCCACCGAGCTGGGCCTGCCGATCGGCATGCGGATGGTCGGTTTCGCGTTCCAGGGCGTCGACCCGGCCGTCATGGGCATCGGCCCGGTCCCCGCGACCGAGAAGTTGCTGGCACGGACGGGCCTGAAGATCGAGGACATCGGACTGTTCGAGATCAACGAGGCGTTCGCCGTCCAGGTGCTCGCGTTCCTCGAGCACTTCGGCATCGCCGACGACGATCCGCGTGTCAACCAGTGGGGCGGCGCCATCGCGTGCGGCCACCCGCTCGCATCCTCGGGTGTGCGCCTGATGACGCAGCTCTCGCACCAGTTCGCCCAGAACCCCGACGTCCGCTACGGCCTGACCACGATGTGCATCGGTCTGGGCATGGGCGGATCCGTCATCTGGGAGAACCCCAACCATGCCGACTACGCTGCGTCGATCCAAGAGCCGGGAGCCAAGTAA
- a CDS encoding DUF3000 domain-containing protein — MTTPGLPNEPAQFRAAVDAMNSAQVHPDIEVGPIRPPQRLAPFSYAIGAEVHHPDNDTAAEHATFSEGDAFGRLILLHDPDGDEAWNGTMRLVAYIQADVEPALAADPLLPEVAWSWLVDALTEKTDDVVALGGTVTATSSVRYGDIAGPPRAHQLELRASWTATSTALASDVEAFCDVLAAAAGLPPAGVTKLGKRSR, encoded by the coding sequence GTGACGACCCCGGGATTACCCAACGAACCAGCCCAGTTCCGCGCCGCCGTCGACGCGATGAACTCGGCGCAGGTTCACCCGGACATCGAGGTCGGCCCGATCCGTCCACCGCAGCGGCTCGCGCCCTTCAGCTACGCGATCGGCGCGGAGGTCCACCACCCCGACAACGACACGGCTGCCGAGCACGCCACGTTCTCCGAGGGCGACGCGTTCGGGCGGCTGATCCTGCTGCACGACCCGGACGGCGACGAGGCGTGGAACGGGACGATGCGGCTGGTCGCCTACATCCAGGCGGACGTCGAACCCGCGCTCGCGGCAGATCCGCTGCTGCCGGAGGTGGCGTGGAGTTGGCTGGTGGACGCGCTCACCGAGAAGACCGACGACGTGGTCGCGCTCGGCGGGACCGTGACGGCCACCAGTTCGGTGCGGTACGGCGACATCGCCGGCCCCCCGCGGGCCCACCAACTCGAGTTGCGCGCGTCGTGGACGGCGACCTCCACCGCACTCGCCTCCGATGTCGAGGCGTTCTGCGACGTCCTGGCCGCGGCGGCCGGGCTGCCACCCGCCGGAGTCACCAAGCTCGGGAAGCGCTCCCGGTAG
- a CDS encoding HRDC domain-containing protein, translating to MSDTTEPAAAPVPLLVPADGVPPVIETADGVRDAARRLAAGTGPLAVDAERASGFRYSSRAYLVQLRRAGAGTFLLDPIPTVGDLTPLAEAINDLEWVLHSADQDLPCLAELGLRPAALFDTELAGRLAGFERVGLAAIVERMLGFELRKGHGAADWSTRPLPDAWLNYAALDVEVLLELRDAMAKELAAQDKSEWAAQEFEHVRLAGPPQPKPDRWRRTSQIHSLKSPRQLAAVRELWTARDEIARKRDISPSRILPDSAIVTAASADPKSIETLRALPVFGGPRQRRSSRLWLAALERARTLPQSELPPVTQPFTGPPPPSRWAKRDPEAAARLAAAKTAMAELGERVRVPVENLLSPDLVRRVCWTPPSDGTPAAIDAVLADAGARPWQRELTVPILAEAVKAQP from the coding sequence ATGTCAGACACGACCGAGCCCGCCGCCGCCCCCGTACCGCTCCTGGTCCCGGCCGACGGAGTGCCGCCGGTGATCGAGACGGCGGACGGCGTCCGCGACGCCGCACGGCGCCTCGCTGCCGGCACCGGGCCGCTCGCCGTCGACGCCGAACGTGCTTCCGGATTCCGCTACTCCTCCCGCGCGTACCTCGTGCAGCTGCGGCGGGCCGGTGCAGGCACGTTCCTGCTCGATCCGATTCCGACCGTCGGCGACCTCACGCCGCTGGCCGAGGCGATCAACGACCTCGAATGGGTTCTGCATTCGGCCGATCAGGACCTGCCGTGTCTGGCCGAACTGGGCCTGAGGCCGGCCGCCCTCTTCGACACCGAGCTGGCCGGCCGGCTCGCGGGGTTCGAACGCGTCGGGCTCGCCGCGATCGTCGAACGCATGCTCGGATTCGAGCTGCGCAAGGGCCACGGCGCCGCCGACTGGTCCACCCGCCCGCTGCCGGACGCGTGGCTCAACTACGCGGCACTGGACGTCGAGGTCCTGCTGGAACTGCGCGACGCCATGGCGAAGGAGCTTGCCGCGCAGGACAAGTCGGAGTGGGCGGCGCAGGAGTTCGAGCACGTCCGGCTGGCCGGTCCGCCGCAACCCAAACCGGACCGCTGGCGCAGGACCTCACAGATCCACAGCCTCAAGAGCCCGCGACAGCTCGCCGCGGTCCGGGAACTGTGGACCGCTCGCGACGAGATCGCCCGCAAGCGCGACATCTCCCCCAGCCGCATCCTCCCCGACTCGGCGATCGTCACCGCCGCGAGCGCCGATCCCAAGAGCATCGAGACGCTGCGGGCTCTCCCGGTGTTCGGGGGGCCGCGCCAACGACGGTCGTCCCGCCTGTGGCTCGCGGCGCTCGAGCGGGCGCGCACGTTGCCCCAGAGCGAGCTGCCGCCGGTGACGCAGCCCTTCACCGGCCCGCCGCCGCCCAGCCGCTGGGCCAAGCGCGACCCCGAGGCGGCCGCGCGGCTGGCCGCCGCGAAGACGGCGATGGCCGAGCTCGGCGAGCGGGTCCGCGTGCCCGTCGAGAATCTGCTGAGCCCGGACCTGGTCCGACGAGTGTGCTGGACGCCGCCGAGCGACGGCACGCCCGCGGCGATCGACGCGGTCCTCGCGGACGCCGGCGCGCGCCCGTGGCAGCGGGAGCTGACGGTCCCGATCCTCGCGGAGGCCGTCAAGGCACAGCCCTGA
- a CDS encoding WS/DGAT/MGAT family O-acyltransferase, with protein MERLSGMDASFLYLETPTQMLHVCGLIILDGSTIPGGYSFAKLRDELAVRVKAMPNFRRRLQDSRFNLDHPVWVDDSDFDVDRHVHRIAVPAPGGRDELSELCGSIASQPMDRSRPLWEMFVIEGLEDGSVAVMSKMHHANVDGVTGANLMSQLCSLEPDAPRPDFDQLPKGAGRGNALDIAVGGLLSFASRPLKMVRLLPESVTLLPRWIGRARKGEAMPTPFTAPRTSFNGAITGHRSIAYQELPLDDIKFVKNAFGVKVNDVVLTLCAGALRRYLESRDELPDSSLVATVPVSVHDKSDRPGTNQISVMFTQLGTDIADPVERLHFIAEHNAINKDHHNEALGATLLQDWAQFAAPATFGSAMRVYAKLRLAERHPVVHNLVVSNIPGPPLPLYFLGARIKQMYPLGPVFHGAGLNVTAMSLEGRLDVGLVSCQELAPKLWELADAFPAALDELVTAARAQAPTQKQRTAPR; from the coding sequence ATGGAGAGACTCAGTGGAATGGATGCCAGCTTCCTCTACCTCGAAACCCCGACGCAGATGCTCCATGTGTGCGGCCTCATCATCCTTGACGGCTCCACGATCCCGGGTGGCTATTCTTTCGCGAAGCTCCGTGACGAACTCGCGGTTCGCGTGAAAGCGATGCCCAACTTCAGGCGCCGCCTCCAGGACAGCCGCTTCAATCTCGACCATCCCGTGTGGGTCGACGACTCCGACTTCGACGTCGATCGCCACGTCCACCGGATCGCCGTGCCGGCGCCAGGCGGCCGCGACGAGCTGTCCGAGCTGTGCGGTTCGATAGCGAGCCAGCCGATGGACCGTTCGCGACCGTTGTGGGAGATGTTCGTGATCGAGGGCCTCGAGGACGGTTCGGTCGCGGTGATGTCGAAGATGCACCACGCCAACGTCGACGGCGTGACGGGCGCGAACCTGATGTCGCAGCTGTGCAGCCTCGAACCCGATGCGCCGCGGCCCGACTTCGATCAGCTCCCGAAGGGTGCCGGGCGCGGGAATGCACTCGACATCGCGGTGGGCGGCCTGCTGTCCTTCGCCTCGCGTCCGCTCAAGATGGTGCGGCTGCTGCCGGAGAGCGTCACGCTGCTGCCCCGCTGGATCGGCCGCGCCCGCAAGGGCGAGGCGATGCCGACCCCGTTCACCGCGCCGCGCACGTCGTTCAACGGCGCGATCACCGGGCACCGTTCGATCGCGTACCAGGAACTGCCGCTCGACGACATCAAGTTCGTCAAGAACGCCTTCGGTGTCAAGGTGAACGACGTCGTGCTGACGCTGTGCGCCGGCGCGCTCCGCCGATACCTCGAGAGCCGCGACGAGCTACCAGACAGCTCGCTGGTCGCGACGGTTCCGGTCTCGGTCCACGACAAGTCCGACCGGCCCGGGACCAACCAGATCTCGGTGATGTTCACCCAGTTGGGCACCGACATCGCCGACCCGGTCGAGCGGCTGCACTTCATCGCCGAGCACAACGCGATCAACAAGGACCACCACAACGAGGCGCTCGGCGCGACCCTGCTGCAGGACTGGGCCCAGTTCGCGGCCCCGGCGACCTTCGGCAGCGCGATGCGTGTGTACGCCAAGCTGAGGTTGGCAGAACGTCACCCGGTGGTGCACAACCTCGTCGTCTCGAACATCCCCGGCCCGCCGCTGCCGCTGTACTTCCTGGGCGCGCGGATCAAGCAGATGTACCCGTTGGGCCCGGTCTTCCACGGCGCCGGACTCAACGTCACCGCGATGTCGCTCGAGGGCCGGTTGGACGTGGGACTCGTCTCGTGCCAGGAGCTGGCGCCCAAGTTGTGGGAACTGGCGGATGCCTTCCCGGCGGCCCTCGACGAGCTCGTCACCGCTGCGCGCGCGCAAGCACCGACGCAGAAGCAGCGGACAGCCCCTCGGTGA
- a CDS encoding iron-siderophore ABC transporter substrate-binding protein, translating into MFALTTRRKVATAVAALSATALLASCSSSDSDSSSAAPSDGAFPVTIANTFGSTTIDTAPERIVTLGWNAEDIVYALGGTPVGMPKNSYGAEPNGVMPWLTDKFDASATTLLDATASTPVEAIAALGPDAILAPYEGFDQATYGQLSALAPTVAYPGKAWQTSWQDQTTIIGQAMGKSDDAARLIDSMDTMLADTAAAHPEFAGKTLSVINLDTTNGQVNVYKPTDPRVQVLTQLGFVDSPGVEKIAADSDPDSFFATISAERLGEVDADVVIAFVPDDAEAAKNPTYTSLGAVQRGSAVTLSDTQVIAGLSRTGVLATPWVIDKITPQLSEAAKKAV; encoded by the coding sequence GTGTTCGCTCTCACCACCCGCCGCAAGGTCGCGACGGCCGTTGCCGCCCTGAGCGCGACGGCCCTGCTGGCGTCGTGCTCGTCGTCCGACTCGGACTCGTCGTCGGCAGCCCCGTCCGACGGCGCCTTCCCGGTGACGATCGCGAACACGTTCGGCTCCACCACGATCGACACGGCCCCGGAGCGGATCGTCACCCTCGGCTGGAACGCCGAGGACATCGTCTACGCGCTCGGCGGGACCCCGGTCGGGATGCCGAAGAACTCCTACGGCGCCGAGCCGAACGGTGTCATGCCGTGGCTGACGGACAAGTTCGACGCGAGTGCCACCACGCTCCTCGACGCGACCGCGTCGACCCCCGTCGAGGCGATCGCCGCGCTCGGCCCGGACGCGATCCTGGCTCCGTACGAGGGCTTCGATCAGGCCACCTACGGCCAGCTGTCGGCGCTCGCACCGACCGTCGCGTACCCGGGCAAGGCGTGGCAGACGAGCTGGCAGGACCAGACCACCATCATCGGGCAGGCCATGGGCAAGTCCGACGACGCCGCCCGCCTCATCGACAGCATGGACACGATGCTCGCCGACACCGCGGCCGCGCACCCCGAGTTCGCCGGCAAGACACTGTCGGTGATCAACCTCGACACCACCAACGGACAGGTGAACGTCTACAAACCGACCGACCCGCGGGTGCAGGTTCTCACCCAGCTCGGTTTCGTGGACTCGCCCGGCGTCGAGAAGATCGCTGCGGACAGCGATCCCGACAGCTTCTTCGCCACGATCTCCGCCGAGCGTCTGGGCGAGGTGGACGCCGACGTCGTGATCGCGTTCGTCCCGGACGACGCCGAGGCCGCGAAGAACCCGACGTACACGTCGCTCGGAGCCGTCCAGCGGGGCAGCGCCGTCACCCTGTCCGACACCCAGGTGATCGCCGGCCTGAGCCGCACCGGGGTGCTCGCCACCCCGTGGGTGATCGACAAGATCACGCCGCAGTTGTCGGAGGCAGCGAAGAAGGCCGTGTGA
- a CDS encoding alpha/beta fold hydrolase encodes MLNITGAVAPVGTLPPGSMVELPGRGATYVVDTDAGAGGARDGRPTLVLLHALACTGALTWYPAIEQLARKARVVVLDQRWHGRGIRSDRFTLEDCADDVVALADVLGIDRVVPVGYSMGSLVSQLVWQRHRDRVSGLVLCAAAAHFRRNSRERVALGSLSAGLGALELRPGPVPAGRGHGGSDRAWAYTQFRETSYGAICRATAEIGKFDSTAWVGDIDVPTAVVVPARDLIIPPRRQRWLGRQITGAATYEVDGGHLSCVMNAAAFTEGLSAASASVLARAQR; translated from the coding sequence ATGCTCAACATCACGGGCGCGGTCGCGCCGGTCGGCACCCTGCCGCCCGGCTCGATGGTGGAACTGCCGGGGCGCGGCGCCACCTACGTCGTCGACACCGATGCCGGGGCCGGCGGGGCCCGCGACGGCCGGCCGACGCTGGTGTTGTTGCACGCCCTGGCGTGCACCGGCGCGTTGACCTGGTATCCGGCCATCGAACAGCTCGCGCGGAAGGCGCGCGTCGTCGTCCTGGACCAGCGCTGGCACGGACGCGGCATCCGTTCCGACCGGTTCACCCTCGAGGACTGCGCGGACGACGTCGTCGCGCTGGCCGACGTGCTGGGCATCGACCGGGTGGTCCCGGTCGGCTACTCGATGGGCTCCCTCGTCTCGCAGCTCGTGTGGCAGCGGCATCGGGACCGGGTGAGCGGGTTGGTCCTCTGCGCTGCGGCAGCGCACTTCCGGCGGAACTCCCGGGAACGGGTGGCGCTCGGCTCGCTCAGCGCCGGACTCGGCGCGCTCGAGCTGCGGCCCGGACCGGTCCCCGCCGGTCGTGGTCACGGCGGCAGCGACCGAGCGTGGGCGTACACCCAGTTCCGGGAGACGAGCTACGGCGCGATCTGCCGGGCTACCGCCGAGATCGGCAAGTTCGACTCCACCGCGTGGGTCGGCGACATCGACGTGCCCACCGCCGTCGTGGTGCCCGCGCGAGACCTGATCATCCCGCCGCGACGCCAGCGCTGGCTCGGACGCCAGATCACCGGCGCCGCGACGTACGAGGTGGACGGCGGTCACCTCTCGTGCGTCATGAACGCCGCAGCGTTCACCGAGGGGCTGTCCGCTGCTTCTGCGTCGGTGCTTGCGCGCGCGCAGCGGTGA
- the hemE gene encoding uroporphyrinogen decarboxylase, producing MSGRAEYPARRVLDDAPLLAAATGRPVTHRPVWFMRQAGRSLPEYREIRAGIGMLESCFDPELVCEITMQPVRRHKVDAAILFSDIVVPLKAAGIDLDIVAGVGPVVANPVRSTADVAGLPRLVPDEVGAVAQAVRLLTAELGSTPLIGFAGAPFTLASYLVEGGPSRNHERTKALMHADPKTWHALLGRITDITIAFLQAQLHAGVDALQLFDSWAGALSLAEYREFVLPHSERVFAEVEAAGVPRIHFGVGTGELLGAMGEAGADVVGVDWRIPLDVAARRVGPGKGLQGNLDPAVLFAGWDAVDKQVRRICREADAALAAGATGHIFNLGHGVLPDTDPAVLTAVVELVHSL from the coding sequence ATGAGCGGGCGCGCCGAGTACCCCGCTCGCCGGGTTCTCGACGACGCACCGTTGCTGGCGGCGGCCACGGGTCGTCCGGTGACGCATCGACCCGTGTGGTTCATGCGTCAGGCCGGACGCTCGTTGCCGGAGTACCGGGAGATCCGGGCGGGGATCGGGATGCTCGAATCCTGCTTCGACCCGGAACTGGTCTGCGAGATCACGATGCAGCCCGTGCGGCGGCACAAGGTCGATGCGGCGATTCTGTTCTCCGACATCGTGGTGCCCCTCAAGGCGGCGGGCATCGACCTCGACATCGTCGCGGGGGTCGGCCCCGTCGTGGCGAACCCGGTGCGGTCGACGGCCGACGTGGCCGGACTGCCGCGGCTGGTACCCGACGAGGTCGGCGCGGTGGCGCAGGCGGTCCGTCTGCTCACCGCCGAATTGGGCTCGACGCCGTTGATCGGGTTCGCGGGCGCGCCGTTCACGCTCGCCTCGTACCTCGTCGAGGGCGGTCCCAGCCGCAACCACGAGCGGACCAAGGCGCTCATGCACGCCGACCCGAAGACGTGGCACGCGCTGCTGGGCCGGATCACCGACATCACGATCGCGTTCCTGCAGGCGCAGTTGCATGCCGGTGTCGATGCGCTGCAGCTGTTCGATTCGTGGGCGGGCGCGCTGTCGCTGGCCGAGTACCGCGAGTTCGTGTTGCCGCACTCCGAGCGGGTGTTCGCCGAGGTCGAGGCCGCGGGCGTCCCGCGAATCCACTTCGGGGTGGGGACCGGGGAACTGCTCGGCGCGATGGGTGAGGCCGGTGCCGACGTCGTCGGTGTCGACTGGCGCATCCCGCTCGACGTGGCCGCGCGCCGGGTCGGGCCGGGCAAGGGGTTGCAGGGCAACCTCGACCCCGCGGTGCTGTTCGCCGGCTGGGACGCCGTCGACAAGCAGGTCCGCCGCATCTGCCGGGAGGCGGATGCCGCACTCGCGGCCGGCGCCACCGGGCACATCTTCAACCTCGGGCACGGTGTCCTGCCCGACACGGACCCGGCCGTGCTCACCGCGGTCGTGGAGCTGGTGCATTCACTGTGA
- a CDS encoding 3-hydroxyacyl-CoA dehydrogenase NAD-binding domain-containing protein, producing the protein MTDIATAFADEVVTNAYTKLISVPGIDGPVALITLDNGFDHTKPNSFGPRGLQSFDKALDEAFEAKPAAIAVTGKPFIFAAGADLKGVPSITSREQGLELGRLGHKVFRRLRESSVPTFAFVNGVALGGGLEVGLHCHYRTYADNVGALGLPEAMLGLVPGWGGTQLLPNLIGPSNAVTVAIENPLNNGKVINAKKALELGIADVVLGSADFIEQSLAWAAQVVAGDITPARPEIDRGAGWDEAIARAKAIVEGKTKNNAPGAVRAVELLELARDTDITDAQSLDAGFAAEDEALADLLMTDELRAGLYAFDLVNKRAKRPAGAPDKSLARKISGVGIVGAGLMASQLAMLFVKQLKVPVILTDIDQERIDKGVGYVHGEIDKLLAKGRLSPDGANRLKALVTGSLDKAAFANTDFVIEAVFENMDVKKKVFAELEEHVSPETVLATNTSSLSITEMAADLQHPERVVGFHFFNPVAVLPLLEVIKGEKTDDATLATAFATAKALKKSAVGSADLPGFVFNRLLIRALGEVMNAVDEGTPFEVADNAIAELGMPMTPFTLLALVGPAIALHTGETLHAAYPERFKPSPGLEAIVEARKPGVWTWTDQGQVVDPEVAELWQQGDNPSTSEEVLERTRRAFAEEIRIMLDEGVVAAPEDIDLCLILGGGFGFWNGGITPYLDRTGTSEAVNGAPFLAKGVASV; encoded by the coding sequence ATGACCGACATCGCAACCGCATTCGCCGACGAGGTCGTCACCAATGCCTACACCAAGCTGATCTCGGTCCCGGGCATCGACGGCCCGGTCGCGCTCATCACCCTCGACAACGGCTTCGATCACACCAAGCCGAACTCCTTCGGTCCGCGCGGACTGCAGTCGTTCGACAAGGCGCTCGACGAGGCCTTCGAGGCGAAGCCCGCGGCGATCGCCGTGACCGGCAAGCCGTTCATCTTCGCCGCCGGCGCCGACCTCAAGGGCGTCCCCTCGATCACCTCCCGCGAGCAGGGCCTCGAGCTCGGTCGCCTCGGCCACAAGGTGTTCCGCCGTCTGCGCGAGTCGTCGGTTCCGACGTTCGCGTTCGTCAACGGTGTCGCGCTCGGCGGCGGCCTCGAGGTGGGGCTGCACTGCCACTACCGCACCTACGCCGACAACGTCGGCGCCCTGGGGTTGCCCGAGGCGATGCTCGGTCTGGTGCCGGGCTGGGGTGGAACCCAGTTGCTGCCCAACCTGATCGGTCCGTCGAACGCGGTCACCGTCGCGATCGAGAACCCGCTCAACAACGGCAAGGTGATCAACGCGAAGAAGGCGCTCGAGCTCGGCATCGCCGATGTCGTGCTGGGGTCGGCCGACTTCATCGAGCAGTCCCTCGCGTGGGCGGCGCAGGTGGTCGCCGGTGACATCACCCCGGCGCGCCCGGAGATCGACCGCGGCGCCGGCTGGGACGAGGCCATCGCCCGCGCCAAGGCGATCGTCGAGGGCAAGACCAAGAACAACGCGCCCGGTGCGGTGCGCGCGGTGGAGCTGCTGGAGCTGGCCCGTGACACCGACATCACCGACGCGCAGTCCCTCGACGCCGGTTTCGCCGCCGAGGACGAGGCCCTGGCCGACCTGCTCATGACCGACGAGCTTCGCGCCGGGCTGTACGCGTTCGACCTGGTGAACAAGCGAGCCAAGCGGCCGGCCGGCGCGCCGGACAAGTCGTTGGCACGCAAGATCTCCGGTGTCGGCATCGTCGGTGCCGGCCTCATGGCCAGCCAGCTGGCGATGCTGTTCGTCAAGCAGCTCAAGGTGCCGGTGATCCTCACCGACATCGACCAGGAGCGCATCGACAAGGGCGTCGGCTACGTCCACGGCGAGATCGACAAGCTGCTCGCCAAGGGCCGCCTGTCCCCGGACGGCGCCAACCGGCTCAAGGCCCTGGTGACCGGCTCGCTCGACAAGGCCGCGTTCGCGAACACCGACTTCGTGATCGAGGCCGTGTTCGAGAACATGGACGTCAAGAAGAAGGTCTTCGCGGAGCTCGAAGAGCACGTCTCCCCCGAGACCGTGCTGGCCACCAACACGTCGTCGCTGTCGATCACCGAGATGGCCGCGGACCTGCAGCACCCGGAGCGGGTCGTGGGCTTCCACTTCTTCAACCCGGTCGCGGTGCTCCCGCTGCTCGAGGTCATCAAGGGCGAGAAGACCGACGACGCCACGCTCGCAACGGCATTCGCGACCGCGAAGGCGCTCAAGAAGTCGGCCGTCGGCTCTGCCGATCTGCCCGGCTTCGTGTTCAACCGCCTGCTCATCCGCGCATTGGGCGAGGTCATGAACGCGGTCGACGAGGGCACCCCGTTCGAGGTGGCCGACAACGCGATCGCAGAGCTCGGCATGCCGATGACCCCGTTCACGCTGCTCGCGCTCGTCGGTCCGGCCATCGCGCTGCACACCGGTGAGACCCTCCACGCCGCGTACCCGGAACGGTTCAAGCCGTCGCCGGGGCTCGAGGCGATCGTCGAGGCTCGCAAGCCCGGCGTGTGGACGTGGACCGACCAGGGCCAGGTCGTCGATCCCGAGGTCGCGGAGCTCTGGCAGCAGGGCGACAACCCGTCGACGTCCGAGGAGGTGCTGGAGCGCACCCGGCGCGCGTTCGCCGAGGAGATCCGGATCATGCTGGACGAGGGCGTCGTCGCCGCTCCCGAGGACATCGACCTGTGCCTGATCCTGGGCGGTGGGTTCGGCTTCTGGAACGGCGGCATCACGCCGTACCTGGACCGCACCGGCACCTCGGAGGCCGTGAACGGTGCGCCGTTCCTGGCCAAGGGTGTCGCGAGCGTCTGA